One genomic region from Zalophus californianus isolate mZalCal1 chromosome 12, mZalCal1.pri.v2, whole genome shotgun sequence encodes:
- the GPR85 gene encoding probable G-protein coupled receptor 85, with protein sequence MANYSHAADNILQNLSPLTAFLKLTSLGFIIGVSVVGNLLISILLVKDKTLHRAPYYFLLDLCCSDILRSAICFPFVFNSVKNGSTWTYGTLTCKVIAFLGVLSCFHTAFMLFCISVTRYLAIAHHRFYTKRLTFWTCLAVICMVWTLSVAMAFPPVLDVGTYSFIREEDQCTFQHRSFRANDSLGFMLLLALILLATQLVYLKLIFFVHDRRKMKPVQFVAAVSQNWTFHGPGASGQAAANWLAGFGRGPTPPTLLGIRQNANTTGRRRLLVLDEFKMEKRISRMFYIMTFLFLTLWGPYLVACYWRVFARGPVVPGGFLTAAVWMSFAQAGINPFVCIFSNRELRRCFSTTLLYCRKSRLPREPYCVI encoded by the coding sequence ATGGCGAACTATAGCCATGCAGCTGACAACATTTTGCAAAATCTCTCTCCTCTAACAGCCTTTCTGAAACTGACTTCCTTGGGTTTCATAATAGGAGTCAGTGTGGTGGGCAACCTTCTGATCTCCATTTTGCTAGTGAAAGATAAGACCTTGCATAGAGCACCTTACTACTTCCTGTTGGATCTTTGCTGTTCAGATATCCTCAGATCTGCAATTTGTTTCCCATTTGTATTCAACTCTGTCAAAAATGGCTCTACCTGGACTTATGGGACTCTGACTTGCAAAGTGATTGCCTTTCTGGGGGTTTTGTCCTGTTTCCACACTGCTTTCATGCTCTTCTGCATCAGCGTCACCAGATACTTAGCTATCGCCCATCACCGCTTCTATACAAAGAGGCTGACCTTTTGGACGTGTCTGGCTGTGATCTGCATGGTGTGGACTCTGTCTGTGGCCATGGCATTCCCCCCAGTTTTAGATGTGGGCACTTACTCATTCATTAGGGAGGAAGATCAATGTACCTTCCAACACCGCTCCTTCAGGGCTAATGATTCCTTAGGATTTATGCTGCTCCTTGCTCTCATCCTCCTAGCCACACAGCTTGTCTACCTCAAGCTGATATTTTTTGTCCACGACCGAAGGAAAATGAAGCCAGTCCAGTTTGTAGCAGCAGTCAGCCAGAACTGGACTTTTCATGGCCCTGGCGCCAGTGGCCAGGCAGCTGCCAATTGGCTAGCAGGATTTGGAAGGGGTCCCACACCACCCACCTTGCTGGGCATCCGGCAAAATGCAAACACCACGGGCAGAAGAAGGCTCTTGGTCCTAGATGAGttcaaaatggagaaaagaatcaGCAGAATGTTCTATATAATGACTTTTCTCTTCCTAACCTTGTGGGGCCCATACCTGGTGGCCTGTTATTGGAGAGTTTTTGCAAGAGGGCCTGTAGTACCAGGGGGATTTCTAACAGCCGCTGTCTGGATGAGTTTTGCCCAAGCAGGAATCAATCCTTTTGTCTGCATTTTCTCCAACAGGGAGCTGAGGCGCTGTTTCAGCACAACCCTCCTTTACTGCAGAAAATCCAGGTTACCAAGGGAACCTTACTGTGTTATATGA
- the SMIM30 gene encoding small integral membrane protein 30 isoform X1 — MLLMVRKPSAFKIQIPEDPNIMTSVSTQLLLVLISLLLVLPAVEAVEAGDAVALLLGVALSITGICACLGVYARKRNGQM; from the exons atgctgctGATGGTGAGG AAACCTTCAGCCTTCAAGATCCAGATACCTGAAGATCCCAACATCATGACCTCAGTTTCAACACAGTTGCTGTTGGTCCTCATTTCACTGCTTTTGGTGCTGCCTGCTGTTGAAGCAGTAGAAGCTGGAGATGCAGTCGCTCTCTTGTTAGGTGTGGCTCTCAGCATTACAGGCATTTGTGCTTGTTTGGGGGTATATGCGCGAAAGAGGAATGGACAAATGTGA
- the SMIM30 gene encoding small integral membrane protein 30 isoform X2 has protein sequence MTSVSTQLLLVLISLLLVLPAVEAVEAGDAVALLLGVALSITGICACLGVYARKRNGQM, from the coding sequence ATGACCTCAGTTTCAACACAGTTGCTGTTGGTCCTCATTTCACTGCTTTTGGTGCTGCCTGCTGTTGAAGCAGTAGAAGCTGGAGATGCAGTCGCTCTCTTGTTAGGTGTGGCTCTCAGCATTACAGGCATTTGTGCTTGTTTGGGGGTATATGCGCGAAAGAGGAATGGACAAATGTGA